Proteins found in one Paenibacillus borealis genomic segment:
- a CDS encoding GDSL-type esterase/lipase family protein encodes MNDSKWTWRAVGLVSILATLLLITGFVYAVSDIINPKGETLLTSLPQETAEPTAAASDELKILALGDSLAKGTGDNSGQGFVKRTLEALSEDGGKAELLGNMGINGLTTAGLQSKLQEEGVQYALRQANVILISIGGNDLFRGSDILGTGSSSGQAASPADTSIPADGVAPPGTGSAANNTVEGSAPVPTASTDELTPESLLSALPDASKRLGSILDTIAGINPQAQIYYVGLYNPFGDIEDLLVPGNQAVTAWNNAAMDIINTHSNMTLVPTFDLFNRHLDKYLSNDHFHPNGDGYQRMSERIVQAVH; translated from the coding sequence TTGAACGATTCCAAATGGACCTGGAGGGCAGTGGGCCTGGTATCCATCCTGGCAACTTTACTTTTAATTACAGGTTTTGTGTATGCGGTAAGCGATATTATCAACCCCAAGGGGGAAACTCTTCTGACTTCCCTCCCCCAGGAAACAGCTGAACCTACAGCTGCGGCAAGTGATGAATTAAAGATTCTGGCGCTGGGGGATTCCTTGGCCAAAGGGACGGGCGACAATTCCGGGCAAGGGTTTGTGAAGCGTACGCTTGAGGCGTTGTCGGAAGACGGAGGCAAGGCGGAGCTGCTTGGCAATATGGGGATTAACGGCTTAACTACAGCCGGACTGCAGAGCAAGCTTCAGGAGGAAGGTGTGCAGTATGCGCTGCGCCAGGCGAATGTAATCCTGATCTCCATCGGCGGGAATGACCTGTTCCGGGGCTCGGATATTCTGGGGACAGGCAGCAGCAGCGGACAAGCGGCATCGCCTGCAGATACATCGATTCCTGCGGACGGAGTAGCGCCGCCGGGAACTGGATCAGCTGCGAATAACACGGTAGAAGGTTCGGCACCCGTGCCTACAGCCTCCACCGACGAATTAACCCCTGAGTCCCTGCTCTCGGCTCTGCCTGATGCATCCAAGCGTCTGGGCAGCATCCTCGACACCATTGCCGGGATTAATCCGCAGGCACAGATTTATTACGTGGGATTGTATAATCCCTTCGGAGATATCGAAGATCTGCTGGTTCCGGGGAATCAGGCAGTAACTGCCTGGAATAATGCAGCGATGGATATCATCAACACCCACAGCAACATGACACTCGTTCCAACCTTTGATTTGTTCAACCGGCATCTGGACAAGTATCTCTCCAACGATCATTTTCACCCCAACGGGGACGGTTATCAGCGGATGAGTGAACGGATTGTACAGGCTGTACATTAA
- a CDS encoding RluA family pseudouridine synthase has protein sequence MGMQNKGTSGESGSGQSRFEILYEDNHLLGIVKPVNIPVQEDATGDDDLLTLLKEDVKERYAKPGNVFMGLVHRLDRPVGGAMIFAKTSKAASRLSESVRTHAFRKVYLTVVHGKPPASQGRLVNTLLKDERSNTVSIVRKGTPGGKEAILDYTVLGSAEGYTLLKIDLLTGRSHQIRVQLSGIGCPLYGDQKYGASVNRPGQQIALWSAVVGFPHPVTKEEVELISLPPQTHPWNLWTPQNQKQAIR, from the coding sequence ATGGGAATGCAGAACAAGGGAACTTCCGGGGAGTCCGGCAGCGGACAATCCCGGTTTGAAATCCTGTATGAGGACAACCATCTGCTCGGCATTGTGAAGCCCGTTAATATTCCGGTGCAGGAGGATGCTACAGGCGATGATGATCTGCTGACCCTGCTCAAGGAAGATGTGAAGGAACGTTACGCCAAGCCGGGGAATGTCTTCATGGGTCTCGTCCACCGGCTCGACCGGCCGGTAGGCGGTGCGATGATCTTCGCCAAGACCTCGAAGGCAGCCTCGCGGCTGTCTGAGAGCGTCCGCACCCACGCCTTCCGTAAAGTATACCTGACTGTGGTTCACGGCAAGCCCCCTGCATCCCAGGGCCGGCTGGTTAATACGCTGCTGAAGGACGAGCGGAGCAACACGGTCAGTATTGTCCGCAAAGGAACACCGGGCGGCAAGGAAGCGATTCTCGATTATACGGTGCTCGGCAGCGCTGAGGGCTACACCTTACTCAAGATCGACCTGCTTACCGGACGCTCCCACCAGATCCGCGTACAGCTGAGCGGCATTGGCTGCCCGCTGTATGGAGATCAGAAGTACGGGGCATCCGTGAACAGACCCGGACAGCAGATTGCACTGTGGTCGGCAGTGGTCGGGTTCCCGCATCCGGTGACCAAAGAGGAAGTTGAATTGATTTCACTGCCTCCGCAGACCCATCCCTGGAATCTGTGGACCCCGCAGAACCAAAAGCAGGCTATCCGTTAA
- a CDS encoding CAP domain-containing protein, which produces MKSKTLRAMIGGSVAAVMALSISLPLQASAAAGATTATASDTNFAKFMEYFTQYNSKTFVFDGNTFTVSKTVIYKNPVATVPVATVPVATAKPVASAVPVATARPIATAAPVATAKPVVTPAPTAAPVATATPAATAAPAVADSASSYIQQVVALVNKERSAAGLAPVSALDSLNKVAAAKATDMRTNNYFSHTSPTYGSPFDMMSAFGITYQAAGENIAMGQKTPQEVMTAWMNSPGHKANILSTNFNYIGVGFDNNYWVQEFIGK; this is translated from the coding sequence ATGAAAAGCAAGACTTTAAGAGCAATGATAGGTGGAAGCGTAGCCGCTGTTATGGCACTTAGCATTTCACTTCCATTACAGGCAAGCGCAGCAGCTGGAGCCACTACGGCAACCGCTTCAGATACGAATTTCGCAAAATTTATGGAATATTTCACACAGTACAATTCGAAGACATTTGTATTTGACGGGAATACGTTCACCGTATCCAAGACCGTTATTTATAAGAATCCGGTAGCAACAGTTCCAGTAGCAACAGTTCCAGTAGCGACGGCTAAGCCGGTGGCTTCGGCTGTACCGGTAGCAACCGCTAGACCGATAGCCACAGCCGCACCAGTAGCAACAGCTAAGCCTGTTGTTACACCTGCACCGACAGCTGCCCCTGTTGCCACAGCTACACCAGCAGCTACTGCAGCTCCAGCTGTTGCAGACAGCGCTTCAAGCTACATTCAGCAGGTTGTAGCCCTGGTGAACAAAGAGCGCTCAGCAGCAGGACTGGCTCCTGTCTCGGCACTGGACAGCCTGAACAAGGTGGCTGCGGCCAAGGCTACTGATATGCGTACGAACAACTATTTCTCCCACACTTCTCCGACCTATGGATCGCCTTTTGATATGATGTCCGCGTTCGGCATTACTTATCAGGCAGCCGGCGAGAATATTGCGATGGGCCAGAAAACGCCGCAGGAAGTTATGACAGCCTGGATGAACAGCCCGGGCCATAAAGCTAACATTCTGAGCACGAACTTCAACTACATCGGCGTAGGCTTCGACAATAATTACTGGGTTCAGGAATTCATCGGCAAATAA
- a CDS encoding MarR family winged helix-turn-helix transcriptional regulator, whose product MHSTEFSKIWHKILKDYKLHMDSKLAPTLTDAQLTVLELLQERDAMKPSDLAPHLATSPAAVTMLLDRMEKHNLIIRERDASDRRIVWVSITETGKNETSRGLKIRSDFFAEALDPISSHNQQLLLYLMGKMAVAPAPAPEGSTP is encoded by the coding sequence GTGCACTCCACTGAATTCAGTAAAATCTGGCATAAGATATTAAAGGACTATAAGCTACATATGGATAGCAAGCTTGCCCCTACACTGACCGATGCCCAGCTTACCGTACTGGAATTACTGCAGGAACGTGACGCGATGAAACCTTCTGATTTGGCTCCGCATCTGGCAACCAGCCCGGCGGCTGTAACCATGCTGCTTGACCGGATGGAAAAGCATAATCTGATTATCCGTGAACGCGATGCCTCCGACAGGCGGATCGTCTGGGTAAGCATCACCGAGACAGGCAAGAATGAGACCTCACGCGGTCTGAAGATCCGCAGTGATTTTTTTGCCGAAGCGCTCGATCCCATTTCATCTCATAACCAGCAGCTGCTGCTCTATCTGATGGGGAAGATGGCGGTAGCTCCCGCTCCGGCTCCTGAAGGTTCGACTCCTTAA
- a CDS encoding ABC transporter ATP-binding protein, translating into MAKQMHEASGEVVLSVEGVRKKIGRKWIINDVTFDVRKGEIFGFLGPNGAGKTTTIRMLVDLIRPSEGTITVCGYNVNRDPEKALQYVGSIVENPEVYTYLTGWENLQHFARMQPGVDKARIAEVVDIVRLDQRIHDKVSTYSLGMRQRLGIAQALLGRPRLLILDEPTNGLDPKGIKELREFIRKLADEGLAVFVSSHLLSEIQLLCDRVAIISKGRVLAVGGVDELVARNSPYVLWELEPLSRAKQILGSRSDIGLLELDEVTLDDSIIAGMGTNSLITVMEEDLIPEIVAVLVTDEVEVRAVHKINPTLEQLFLKLTEGETID; encoded by the coding sequence ATGGCTAAACAAATGCACGAAGCCTCCGGGGAAGTCGTCCTGTCCGTAGAAGGGGTCCGCAAAAAAATCGGCCGCAAATGGATCATAAACGATGTTACGTTTGACGTCCGGAAAGGCGAGATATTCGGTTTCCTGGGTCCCAATGGTGCCGGCAAAACAACGACAATCCGCATGCTGGTAGACCTGATCCGGCCAAGTGAGGGCACGATCACCGTCTGCGGCTATAATGTGAACCGTGACCCGGAAAAAGCGCTGCAATATGTCGGCTCCATCGTCGAGAATCCCGAGGTGTATACCTATCTGACAGGCTGGGAGAACCTGCAGCATTTCGCCCGCATGCAGCCCGGGGTAGATAAGGCGAGGATTGCCGAAGTGGTTGATATCGTGCGGCTGGATCAGCGTATTCATGACAAAGTCAGCACGTATTCACTGGGAATGCGCCAGCGGCTGGGCATAGCCCAGGCACTGCTGGGCCGTCCCCGGCTGCTGATTCTGGATGAGCCGACGAACGGACTGGATCCGAAGGGGATCAAGGAGCTGCGCGAATTCATCCGCAAGCTGGCGGATGAAGGTCTTGCCGTGTTTGTCTCCAGCCATCTGCTGAGCGAGATTCAGCTGCTGTGTGACCGGGTGGCGATCATCAGCAAAGGTCGGGTACTCGCTGTGGGCGGCGTAGATGAGCTGGTTGCCCGCAATTCTCCTTATGTTCTGTGGGAGCTGGAGCCGCTCAGCAGGGCGAAGCAAATACTCGGCAGCCGTTCCGATATCGGGCTGTTAGAGCTGGATGAGGTAACCCTGGACGACTCGATTATCGCAGGCATGGGCACGAATTCCCTGATTACGGTTATGGAAGAGGATCTAATCCCGGAAATTGTCGCCGTTCTGGTTACAGACGAGGTGGAAGTACGGGCTGTGCATAAAATCAACCCTACACTGGAACAGCTATTCTTGAAGCTAACGGAAGGTGAAACTATTGACTAA
- the gyrA gene encoding DNA gyrase subunit A: MSSLSEQFLPAFLEEVVGDRFGRYSKYIIQDRAIPDVRDGLKPVQRRILYAMYDSGNTPDKPYRKSAKTVGDVMGNYHPHGDSSIYDGMVRMAQPWKMGHVLVDGHGNWGSMDDDPAAAMRYTEARLSPIALEMMRDIEKRTVLFKDNFDNTAKEPVVVPSRYPNLLVNGTSGISAGFATEIPPHNLREVIDACIAVMQKPDIALEDIMTFIKGPDFPTGGTIMGGDGIMDAYRNGKGRIYLRSKTEIENLRGGKQQIVITEVPFQIVKSRLVTSMENIRLEKKIEGIAEVRDESGREGLRIVVELKKEADANGILAYLLKKTDLQITYNFNMVAIVNKAPQQLGLKAILEAYIAHQREVVTHRTQFDLERAEDRAHVLEGLVKALNILDEVIAAIKASKNRQDAQNNLVWMFGFSERQADSILTLQLYRLTNLEIHSLQKELDEMHAKIAVLQGILDSDKKLVAVIRKELLEIRDKYGIDRRSLIQGEVEELKVSMEVLVNAEDVLVALSADGYIKRTGMPSFTRSGGERHSSGVKEGDHIVKLLDLNTRDSLLVFTRKGQYFLLPVHQIPEFKWKEPGTAIVNVIGLAKGDGIVSVLPVGNLEDPLASLVFVTRKGQVKRTELKEYSTSRSGAVAACKVAEGDEIITVALSSGDKDIVLVTREGMSIRFRESEVNPMGRVATGVRGIQLREGDEVVASFWVGEDEGEILAVTEIGYAKRSLLVDYPSQSRGGKGMPTFEFKEGKRVRPNGSRLAGAFYCKEPLELTAITQSGAVHTFSSEAAPLGERRSIGKQLVAVEKKDEIISLYPAVK; encoded by the coding sequence ATGAGCAGTTTATCAGAGCAGTTTTTGCCGGCATTTCTGGAAGAGGTCGTGGGTGACCGATTTGGCCGGTATTCCAAATATATCATTCAGGACCGGGCGATTCCGGACGTCCGTGACGGGCTGAAGCCCGTGCAGCGCCGGATTCTGTACGCGATGTACGACTCGGGCAATACGCCGGACAAGCCATACCGCAAGTCGGCCAAAACGGTCGGCGACGTAATGGGTAACTACCATCCCCACGGAGATTCCTCGATCTACGACGGGATGGTGCGGATGGCCCAGCCCTGGAAGATGGGGCATGTGCTTGTCGACGGACACGGCAACTGGGGTTCGATGGATGATGACCCTGCAGCAGCTATGCGTTATACAGAAGCGCGCTTGTCTCCGATCGCTTTGGAGATGATGCGTGATATTGAGAAACGCACCGTACTTTTCAAGGACAATTTCGATAATACGGCGAAGGAGCCGGTCGTGGTTCCCTCCCGCTATCCGAATCTGCTTGTTAACGGGACAAGCGGGATCTCAGCCGGGTTCGCTACGGAAATTCCGCCGCATAACCTGCGTGAAGTCATCGATGCCTGTATTGCTGTCATGCAGAAGCCGGACATCGCGCTGGAGGACATCATGACCTTCATCAAAGGTCCTGACTTCCCTACAGGCGGAACAATTATGGGCGGCGACGGCATTATGGACGCGTACCGTAATGGCAAAGGCCGTATCTACCTGCGCTCAAAGACCGAGATTGAGAACCTGCGCGGCGGCAAGCAGCAGATCGTCATTACCGAGGTGCCTTTTCAGATAGTGAAGTCGCGGCTCGTAACCTCCATGGAGAATATCCGCCTTGAGAAGAAGATCGAAGGCATTGCCGAAGTCCGCGACGAGAGCGGTCGTGAAGGACTGCGGATTGTGGTCGAGCTGAAGAAGGAAGCAGATGCTAACGGCATTCTGGCCTATTTGCTCAAAAAAACCGATCTGCAGATTACCTACAACTTCAACATGGTGGCGATCGTCAACAAGGCTCCGCAGCAGCTCGGCCTGAAGGCAATCCTTGAAGCGTATATCGCCCATCAGCGTGAAGTGGTCACCCACCGCACCCAGTTTGATCTGGAGCGGGCAGAGGACCGGGCCCATGTCCTGGAAGGACTGGTTAAGGCACTGAACATTCTGGATGAAGTGATCGCCGCGATCAAAGCGTCGAAGAACCGCCAGGATGCCCAGAATAATCTGGTATGGATGTTCGGCTTCAGCGAGCGCCAGGCCGATTCCATCCTTACCCTGCAGCTGTACCGTTTAACCAATCTGGAGATTCATTCGCTCCAGAAGGAGCTTGATGAGATGCATGCCAAGATTGCTGTCCTGCAGGGCATTCTGGACAGCGACAAGAAGCTGGTTGCGGTCATCCGCAAAGAGCTGCTGGAGATCCGTGATAAATACGGGATCGACCGCCGCTCACTCATTCAGGGTGAGGTTGAGGAACTGAAGGTCAGCATGGAAGTTCTCGTCAATGCCGAGGATGTTCTGGTTGCCCTTTCAGCTGACGGCTATATCAAACGGACCGGCATGCCGTCCTTCACCCGCTCAGGCGGGGAGCGTCACTCCTCGGGCGTTAAGGAAGGCGACCATATCGTTAAGCTGCTGGATCTGAATACCCGGGACAGCCTGCTGGTGTTCACCCGCAAGGGTCAATACTTCCTGCTTCCGGTTCATCAGATACCGGAGTTCAAATGGAAGGAGCCCGGTACGGCGATCGTGAACGTGATCGGCCTTGCCAAGGGCGATGGAATTGTCAGTGTGCTGCCGGTCGGCAACCTGGAGGACCCGCTGGCAAGTCTGGTCTTCGTCACCCGTAAGGGGCAGGTGAAGCGTACAGAGCTCAAGGAGTACTCTACAAGCCGTTCCGGAGCTGTTGCCGCCTGTAAGGTAGCGGAAGGCGATGAGATCATTACAGTGGCTCTGAGCAGCGGAGACAAGGACATCGTGCTTGTGACCCGCGAAGGGATGAGCATCCGTTTCCGTGAGAGTGAAGTCAATCCTATGGGCCGTGTGGCTACAGGGGTAAGAGGGATTCAACTGCGTGAAGGTGATGAGGTGGTCGCCAGCTTCTGGGTGGGTGAGGATGAAGGGGAGATTCTCGCGGTTACCGAGATTGGCTATGCCAAACGTTCGCTGCTTGTAGATTATCCTTCACAGAGCCGCGGAGGCAAAGGCATGCCGACATTCGAGTTCAAAGAAGGCAAGCGGGTTCGCCCGAACGGCAGCAGGCTTGCAGGGGCATTCTACTGCAAGGAACCACTGGAGCTGACCGCCATTACCCAGAGCGGCGCGGTTCACACCTTCTCCTCCGAAGCGGCACCGCTTGGTGAGCGCCGTTCCATCGGCAAGCAGCTGGTTGCTGTCGAGAAGAAGGATGAAATCATAAGCCTGTACCCTGCTGTTAAATAG
- the parE gene encoding DNA topoisomerase IV subunit B: MLEQIDMFAKVSKNAEVGRTGYDADDIQVLEGLVAVRKRPGMYIGSTSSSGLHHLVWEIVDNAVDEHLAKFCSKIDITLRKDGSVTVIDNGRGIPTGMHKTGVPTPQVVFTILHAGGKFGGSGYKKSGGLHGVGASVTNALSEWLEVEIYREGKIHRQRFEYWVDKSGKEHVGEPVTGLEVLGNTNKTGSKITFKPDIRVFPAGISLSYDTLAERVQEIAFLNSGLRINLSDERNGRQDEFFYEGGASQFVQFLNEGKDVLHDVIHFSSEKDEIEVEIALQYNAGYTETIASFVNSIPTRSGGTHETGFKTAYTRVLNDYARRTQLLKEKDKNLEGNDLREGMMAVISVKMSDVEFVGQTKDQLGSASARSAVDFIVSEKMARFLEENPQVAQSLLKKSIQASKAREAARKARDEIRSGKKRSESSNLGGKLSPAQSKDVTRTEIFIVEGDSAGGSAKQGRDSKIQAILPLKGKPMNPEKAKLLDILKNDEYKAIISAIGAGIGPDFAVEDSNYSKIIIMTDADTDGAHIQVLLLTFFYRYMKPLIDAGKVFIAQPPLYKLTRKSGKLETVRYAWSDEELQNYLKEFGKNFELQRYKGLGEMNPDQLWETTMNPDSRTLLQVQIEDAAKAERRVSTLMGDKVDPRKRWIVENVDFTEIVE; encoded by the coding sequence ATGCTCGAACAGATCGATATGTTTGCAAAAGTCTCTAAGAACGCCGAAGTCGGCCGGACTGGATACGATGCTGACGACATTCAGGTGCTCGAAGGTCTGGTTGCGGTCCGCAAACGGCCCGGCATGTATATTGGCAGTACGAGTTCCTCGGGACTGCACCATTTGGTATGGGAAATAGTGGACAATGCCGTAGATGAGCATTTGGCCAAGTTTTGCTCGAAGATTGATATTACACTCCGCAAGGACGGATCGGTCACCGTAATTGACAACGGCCGGGGAATTCCGACCGGGATGCACAAGACGGGAGTGCCGACTCCGCAGGTTGTTTTCACCATTCTGCATGCAGGTGGTAAATTCGGAGGCTCCGGCTACAAGAAATCGGGCGGTCTGCACGGCGTAGGCGCATCAGTAACAAACGCTTTGTCCGAATGGCTGGAAGTGGAGATTTACCGTGAAGGCAAGATCCACCGGCAACGCTTCGAATATTGGGTCGACAAAAGCGGGAAAGAACATGTCGGCGAGCCTGTGACTGGCCTTGAGGTACTGGGGAATACGAATAAGACCGGTTCGAAGATCACCTTCAAGCCGGATATTCGCGTCTTCCCGGCAGGCATTTCACTGAGTTATGATACACTCGCGGAACGGGTGCAGGAGATTGCCTTCCTGAACTCGGGCCTGCGGATCAACCTCAGCGACGAGCGGAACGGACGGCAGGATGAGTTCTTTTATGAGGGCGGCGCCAGCCAGTTTGTACAGTTCCTCAACGAGGGCAAGGATGTGCTGCATGATGTAATTCATTTCAGCTCCGAGAAGGACGAGATTGAAGTGGAAATCGCGCTGCAGTACAACGCGGGTTATACAGAGACTATCGCTTCTTTCGTTAACTCCATTCCAACGCGCAGCGGGGGAACGCACGAGACCGGCTTCAAGACAGCGTATACCCGTGTGCTGAACGACTATGCCCGCCGGACGCAGCTGCTTAAGGAGAAGGATAAGAATCTGGAGGGCAATGATCTCCGTGAGGGAATGATGGCGGTCATCAGCGTGAAGATGTCGGATGTAGAATTTGTCGGACAGACGAAGGATCAGCTGGGAAGTGCTTCGGCCCGCAGTGCCGTGGACTTTATTGTCTCTGAGAAAATGGCGCGCTTCCTTGAGGAGAATCCCCAGGTCGCGCAGAGCCTGCTGAAGAAATCCATCCAGGCCTCCAAGGCCCGTGAAGCGGCGCGCAAAGCCCGCGATGAAATCCGCAGCGGCAAGAAACGCAGCGAGAGCTCTAATCTTGGCGGCAAGCTGTCGCCTGCTCAGTCCAAGGATGTTACGCGTACCGAAATCTTCATCGTAGAAGGTGATTCCGCCGGAGGTTCGGCCAAGCAGGGACGTGATTCCAAGATTCAGGCCATTCTTCCGCTGAAGGGTAAGCCGATGAATCCGGAGAAGGCCAAGCTGCTGGATATCCTGAAGAACGATGAATATAAGGCGATTATTTCGGCAATCGGCGCGGGAATCGGGCCTGATTTCGCCGTGGAAGACAGCAATTATTCCAAGATTATCATTATGACCGATGCCGATACGGATGGTGCGCATATTCAGGTGCTGCTGCTGACCTTCTTCTATCGCTATATGAAGCCTCTGATCGATGCCGGCAAGGTCTTCATTGCCCAGCCGCCGCTGTATAAGCTGACGCGCAAATCGGGCAAGCTGGAAACCGTCCGCTATGCCTGGAGCGATGAGGAGCTGCAGAATTACCTGAAGGAATTCGGCAAGAATTTCGAGCTGCAGCGTTATAAGGGACTCGGTGAGATGAACCCGGATCAGCTGTGGGAAACAACGATGAATCCGGATTCCCGCACGCTGCTGCAGGTGCAGATCGAGGATGCCGCCAAGGCGGAACGCCGCGTCTCCACACTGATGGGCGACAAGGTTGATCCGCGCAAGCGCTGGATTGTCGAGAACGTCGACTTTACAGAAATAGTGGAGTAA
- a CDS encoding ABC transporter permease — MTNLLPLIRNECLKIIKKKRFYVILLILLVLVPMFTYAQMRIAERSRDKFNSDWRLEVQQQITDNQNSLGSDRIPEEWKSYRRIFVQQLQYYLDHDVNPNEPSGVTFTREFLDNSVSLFIPLLIMAVASDLVSGERTTGTIKMLLTRPVKRWKVLFSKMTALLMFVSLIVLSAFIISYLVSGLAFGYKGFNVPVFTGFQLSGDTVDMTTVHAVPQWKYLLMQGGLIWFVSVVVALLAFMVSVLVRSTAASIVVMMAALIAGTILTNMASAWTAAKYLFMVNMELTGYLAGTPAPIEGMTLAFSMAVLAIWGLAAVIISFAVFTKRDILN, encoded by the coding sequence TTGACTAACCTGCTGCCGCTCATCCGTAATGAGTGTCTCAAAATCATAAAAAAGAAACGTTTTTATGTCATCCTGCTGATTCTGCTGGTGCTTGTGCCTATGTTTACCTACGCACAGATGCGCATAGCGGAACGCAGCCGGGACAAGTTTAACTCTGACTGGAGGCTGGAGGTCCAGCAGCAGATTACCGACAACCAGAACTCCCTCGGCAGCGACCGGATTCCGGAAGAATGGAAGTCGTACCGGCGGATTTTTGTCCAGCAGCTGCAGTATTATCTCGATCACGATGTGAACCCGAACGAGCCGAGCGGCGTGACCTTTACCCGTGAGTTTCTGGACAATTCCGTATCCCTGTTCATTCCGCTGCTGATTATGGCGGTTGCCTCGGATCTGGTCTCCGGAGAGAGGACAACTGGAACGATCAAAATGCTGCTGACGCGTCCGGTCAAACGCTGGAAGGTACTGTTCAGTAAGATGACGGCCCTCTTGATGTTCGTCTCCTTAATCGTTCTGTCTGCTTTTATCATCAGCTATCTGGTGTCGGGTCTGGCATTCGGATATAAAGGATTCAATGTTCCGGTGTTCACAGGTTTCCAGCTAAGCGGGGATACGGTCGATATGACCACAGTTCACGCCGTTCCGCAATGGAAATACCTGCTGATGCAGGGCGGATTGATCTGGTTCGTCAGCGTAGTTGTTGCCCTGCTGGCCTTCATGGTGTCCGTTCTGGTGCGCAGCACGGCAGCCAGTATAGTGGTGATGATGGCAGCGCTGATTGCAGGCACGATCCTGACGAATATGGCTTCAGCCTGGACTGCGGCCAAATATTTATTTATGGTTAATATGGAGCTTACCGGGTATTTAGCAGGTACTCCTGCACCGATTGAGGGCATGACACTGGCATTTTCGATGGCGGTATTGGCGATTTGGGGACTGGCTGCAGTAATCATTTCATTCGCCGTCTTTACGAAACGGGATATTTTGAATTAG